The Pectobacterium parmentieri genome segment CTGCCATCCGGCGGCCATTTTTGTTTCTGTACTAAGATAACAACGGTCTTCCTTTCTGACAGGATGGCGCTAAAGCGCCACCCCATTTCACACATTTTTACACCACCCAACCATCAGGCGTAGAGTGACACTTCACCTGCCGGGCGCGTTTTAAAGCGGCGATGCAGCCAGAGATACTGTTCAGGCGCGCGCATGATTTCTTTCTCAATCACCTTATTCATGTAGCAGGCCGCAGCCTGTTCATCGTGATAAGGATAATCCTGTAATTCAGGTTGGATCACCAGTTGATAACCCAAAGCATCGGGCTTACGAATTAGCACCGTCGTCATCATCGCGGGTTTTGCCAGACGACTGATGGTGTAGGTGCCGCTGGTAGTCGCTGCATTTTTCACGGCAAAGAACGGCGCAAAGACGCTGCCTTTCGGACCGTAATCTTGATCGGGCGCGAACCATACGGCTTCACCACGTTTTAATGCCTGCACCATACCGCGTAGATCTTTACGGTCGATCATCGCCTTGTTCGAACGTGAACGGCCCCACGTTTGCACCATTTCCATCGCTTTATTATTGTGCGGGCGGTACATCGCCATCATCGGTCGACACAGCCCCATCGCCCTACCGCCCAGTTCCAGCGACATAAAGTGAATACCAATTACCATCACGCCCTGCCCTTTAGCCGTAGCGTGCTGCAAATGTTCCAGCCCTGAGACATCAAACCATTGGCGCACACGACGATCGGACCAGAACCAGGCCATGCCAGTTTCGATCAATGCCATGCCAAGCGACGCAAAGTTGCTATCGATCATCGCTTCTCGTTCGTTGTCGGAGATCGCGGGGAAACACAACTCAAGATTGCGTCGAGCAATCGACACCCGCCGTTTAAGAAAGACGCGGGATAAACGACCTGCGCTGCTTCCAAGTTTCATCAACAGCGGGTAAGGAAGTTGGACTAATAAAAACAGCACGCCAAGACCGAACCAAGTCGCCCAATAACGCGGGTGAAGTAATGCCCTGGTAAATGTTTGCTTAATCTTCATGATACTCATCTTTAAGTGATTAACAGCGTACCGCATAAAGAGTCGTTCTCATCGCGCTACATCTATCATGACACTTATTTATAGGGATCGTTTCAACTGTATGGGAAACTGATGTCTAACCGTTATCACGCGTGAGGTTAAAAAGCAGGATAAACATGCTGATAACGCAGAGGAGATGTTGAGCAACCGATGAACGGCTGACGGTCACGGTATCATACCCGATTCGTCCTTAATAAAGGAGTAGCCGAACAAGAAATATTCGCCATATCACGCGGTCTAACGCTAACATCCTAGCCTATGTCAAAAAAGCAGCGGCGTTCTTGTGTCACAAATAGACAGTGGGTAAGCCGTGATATAACCAAGGACTTGATGGAAAATGGCTTTTTCTCTCCCTTATCGCGTCAATATATTGAGTATTCTCATTGCGGCTATCCCAACCTTGACGTTTGCCACATCGTTCGACGATAGCACTTTCTTTCATAAAAACTGGGAAGTCGTCTGCGATAACACGCTAACGTGTCGGGCAGCGGGCTACTCAGCAGAGGAGAAAGACACAGGAGAAAATAGGGAAACCCAGGACGTCTCACTGCTCATCACACGCCATGCCGGGAAAAATACGCCAATAACAGCCGAAGTCAGGCTCGCAGAGGTGGAAAAAGAGATTCCGAAAGGCACCAAACTTACGCTAACCGTTGACGATGTAGATAAAGGCCAACTCACTTCAACCGGAGACAGTCTCTGGCAACTCAATGAGAAACAAATTCCTGTCGTATTACAGGCGCTAAAAGGCAGCGGGAAAGTCGCGTTTCTGCACGATGGCGTGGTTTCTGAACTGTCTGGGACAGGAGCCTACGCCGTACTGTTAAAAATGGATGAGAGGCAAGGCCGTATTGGTACAACGGACGCTATCACCAAAAAAGGCGACAAAAGCAGCGCGTTATCTGCCGTAAAAGCCCCCGTTATCTACGCGGCGGTAACTAAACAGGAACCATCACGAGATCTAACGAGTGCGGAACAGGCGGCTATACAGAAAAAGTTGCATAAAACGCTCAAGGGAGATGACTGCGATAATTTCCCACCGCAGGATTATCAAAAGGCAGAACCGATGATGCTCACGCCACTCAATGACAGCATGTCACTACTCAGCGTCCTCTGTTGGCGCGCCGCTTACAACGAAGGCTACGCTTACTGGGTGATTGATAGCGCCATGCAAACTCAGCCCCAGCTTGTGACCACAATCGGAGTAGGCTACGAAAACGGTGAGATTATCGCGGTGCAAAAAGGGCGCGGGCTCGCGGACTGCATGAGCGATAGTGCCTGGGTATGGGATGGCAATGCATTCCAGCAAAGCCGTGCATCAACCACAGGTTCATGCCGCATGATCCGCCTCGGCGGCACCTGGGATTTACCCTACTGGACTGCGACCGTGATTAAACCGGGAAAATGAAAGAGATTGGGGCCACTCGTCGGCCTCAAATCCAACATATAATTAAATTAACAAACGGAATAGTAAAGAATGAGCTTGAAGAAAATAATATCTTATGCAGTTAAAGAGCTTATTAGCACATATATCACGATGGTATTAATGATTGGTTTGGGGATTTTGTTCTACGAATTTATTCCTGAACACTGGGGGAAATTGACCATTCTGTCCATAGTTCTTATTGTTTATGTTGATATCAAATTTTTCTCAAAAGAATCAGGCCGAAAATAAATCGGCCTTTAATCATATAAGTAAGCTGTATTCTGCCCAAGTCTGCCAACGCTTATCCTCGCAATAATATTCTCCCATTCAATAGAAGCAAGCTTGAATGACGTACTTTCCTGCGGCTAAGGATAGAATTTCAGATGTCATCACGTCCTATACACATAACTATACACAGTGAGGCGTAGATTTAGATAGACGCGGGTTTTCCCTGAACGACTGAGAATTCGTGGGAAGCCTTGTCATTACTGGATTTGTTGGACTTGGGTGGACGTTGACAGAAGTGTGATTGGAGCGAGTGAAGGGAAATCACCTCGCCCAAAGATATCGTAACCCAATGTATTTATTAACAAAAACTTGACGCATTGTAGGAGAAACTAAAACACGTGCTAATTAAGATCGCTGATAAGTTTAAGTGCGCTTTTTTTGACAGAATCTTGTATTCGCCCTGAGTCAGCGATCAACGTCAGCGCTTCAATACTTAAACCATCCCTGATCACTTTTCGCGCTTTACTGAGACGGGTCCGACAGCTTTTCTCTGTATATCCCTCGTGTGAGTGCATTTGCTCAATGATGTCAGCGCTTGATAAATTTGAATTGGCAAAATGATGGTAGTAGTTTACGAAACACTCCATTCCGATAGCTTTTAGACGTTCGGCAAGCATAGTGCTGTTACTCATCTTGTTTTGCTGGTTCAAAACATCCTTTACAGCCTCGAACTGAGGGGCTTCGAAAGATTCTTCATTTATTGAAACTGAATTGCTGACAGCCAAGTTTTCTTTGATGGAAATAACTCGAGGATCAGTAAGAATCGCGCCCTTGAGATTAATTATGTGTGCGTTAACGTGATCACTATGCCGCGCGTAATCTCGTATTACTTCATGCGGGATTTTGTAACCATCAAGAACGTTGTAAGTTTCATTGAAAATAACCGCGATTAAATAATCAAAGTAAGCTGCCTCATAATTACGCAAAGCACTAAGCTGCCGGGAAGGATTATCCGGCGTAACTCTCCTCGCTTTAATCTGCACTTTCATGCCGTCAGAATCAATGGCATCAGCACCCGCCGAAGAATTACTGAGAAGAGTCATACCTAGCGCTTTAGAAACCAGCCATTCGGCATAGTCACCTACAGGATTATTCTTGGTGCGTATAACACCTCTTGAACGCAATTCTGTTAAAATTTCGGAATGAAGCGATAGTAATTCAAGATCGCTCAGAGAGGTGAGGAAACCATCTGATATTAAAAGATTATTTTCCAAACATGCTCTCCTTTTCTGAAATGAAACGCCACTATAACGCCTATGTAACGCACCCGTATTTTGATGTTTTAAGAATGCTTATAACTTTCAGTGCCAGATAAAACGTGCGGTCATTCACAGAACGCGGTAGCTGTTTATTTATTCAGTAATTTAGAATCTGAAACTTACACCTGAGCTACTTTCTCAGCTTATCCCAACGAACCGCTGATACGATACCCCAGTTGCCGTCAGGATTGGGTCTGCGCCATTTTGCTGTCTCCATACTACGGAGATACCCAAGAGCCTTGGAAAACGTGCCATATCGAGGCGCTACCGAAAGAGACAATACCTTATGTTCGGCAGGCGATTGGGGCCATAAAAGAGGCTCAGGCATACTCAGAAGTTCGGCTGGGAAAGCTGCAGGTTATCATCGGATATAACACATTGAAAACCAGAACCTCACTTAGGACGGTGTCCACATTACGCGGGTAAGATCAATTTCAGATGTCATCACATCCTATACACATAACTATACACAGTGAGGCGTAGATTTAGATAGACGCGGGTTTTCCCTGAACGGCTGAGAATTCGTGGAAAGCATTGTGGTTACTGGATTTGTTGGACTTGGGTGGACGTTGAGAGAAGTGTGATTGGAGCAGTGAAGGGAATATAACTCATTAAAATAAGATATGATTTATATAGATAATATTTTATTCTAAGTTTTTCATACCCCCAAATGTACCCCCAATCGTATTCCCGTTATAATGTACGCATAAGCAATATTTTTAGTGGGACACACTATGGAACCACGTAAAAAACTCCCCGAATGCCCTAAATGTGGGGCATGGATGCGGGCACGTACAAGCCTTGCTTTAGATGCCAATGTGCGCAGCATCTACCGCGTTTGTACCGGTCAAGAATGCGGATTTAAATGCACATCATTACAATGGTATGAGGTCGCCCTTAACCAGGCTGAAGAAAACGCCAGCATCCCCGCAACAATAAAAACGCGTTGTATAGAGATGAGGCAAGGTCGCTATGATCACTTGTAAATACTGCGGTAAAGTCGCAGGAGACAGAGGGGTGGAAAAAATTGGAGAAAACAGTTATCGCCGCTACCATCAGTGCAAAAACTTGCTATGCGGCCATTGCTTCACCACAATTGAAGAACTGAGAGTAAGCACATCAGACAACGAACAGGTAGCACACCGTAGCGCTACCTGTGACAGTATCTTTCCTAACAGTCAGCCAAATAACTCTGACGTCCCTCATCGGGTAAATGGCGATTAAAATGTTGAGTAGTATCTTGTTGGTTCAGATACTGCTCACGTCTCCCCTCATGATTTCCAGACAGTGCTTTTTCGCAGGCTGACATCAAGGAGATAATCTCTTCCTGAGAGGCGTACATATCCTTGCCTTTGAATGTTAATTTCATCTTTTTCATGCTGGCCTCACAAATTACTAAATGGGATTTCCCCAGTGAACAGTTTTTCTTTGTATTCCGCATCAGACTTGGCACGCGATAATTGTGCCGGAGAAGGGGTATTTTTCATCGCTCTGAAAACATTTCGTGGATACGCGCCGGGATGATCATCCGGTAACTCACTATCGGTTAGCTTAATACTGTCACTGCGAATGATAGTTTTAACAGAATTGATTATTGATGACTCGACATCATCCGTTGACATAATTTTTTCAAAACGCCCCACATCAATTTGTTCCCCCTTTTCGTTTCTGTATGTAGTAGTGAAATAAACCGCTGCCAGTGTTTCACGAACACTGACACCATACATTCTACACAGTCCAACGACTCGGCTAATCCGCGGTGCCATTAAATCATGCAGCTCGGTGATAAGTTGTTCAACCTCACGCTTAACGATGGGGGCAGTGACATTGGAAAATGCATTGTTATATTCAACGGTCATGCCGCCCAGCCGAATATTCATTTCGGTTACCTTTCGTTTTTGATCTTTCATCAAGACAGATAAACGGGCTATTTTAGCCTTAGCGGTAGTAGTAAGAAACAAAGCCCGCTCTGACTCAGTATTCTCTACGCCGTTATTTTCCATGAGAATACTTTCCCATTTTCCATCATTCTCTTTTAGCTCAGCTTCTGCCTGACGATGACTTTCCACAAGATTGGCCAGGGTTCGCCGTTCCTGCTCAATATCGGCCTCCAGTGCAGAAAACATATTAGCAATCTCATCCAGCCGTTGCCGTGCAGGGCTTTTATCTGAAACAGCGTCATGAATAGGGGTAGTCATTTTTACGTCCTTCTCAGTAGTGTAATACACCTATATTCACCATCTGAGCTTGGGAAATCCCGCGATTATGTTTGTCGCCGGCGTATTACACCGAAGTATACTTTTGCTGGCCTGCAACCAGATGAAGAATTGGGTGTATTACACAACGCTGGGGATCAAGACATGAAAGGCAGCAGTAACGGTAAAACACGGATAAGGACATTGCGTGTACCTCACCAGATCGACGCAGAAATTGAGCGACAGTGTAAACGGTCAAAGCGTGGCTACACTGCGCTGATACTGGATGCAGTAACAACCTATCTGGCTCAAACGCCAGAGTCTGATAACACCGGCACAGCTACGGCTGAGTCCGTTTACCACATGAATTTTGATGAGCGCTTCCCGTTCCTGAAGTAATCTTTTCCCATCCGGTGTAATACACTTTTGTATGTCGTGCAGTTAGCG includes the following:
- the lpxP gene encoding kdo(2)-lipid IV(A) palmitoleoyltransferase produces the protein MKIKQTFTRALLHPRYWATWFGLGVLFLLVQLPYPLLMKLGSSAGRLSRVFLKRRVSIARRNLELCFPAISDNEREAMIDSNFASLGMALIETGMAWFWSDRRVRQWFDVSGLEHLQHATAKGQGVMVIGIHFMSLELGGRAMGLCRPMMAMYRPHNNKAMEMVQTWGRSRSNKAMIDRKDLRGMVQALKRGEAVWFAPDQDYGPKGSVFAPFFAVKNAATTSGTYTISRLAKPAMMTTVLIRKPDALGYQLVIQPELQDYPYHDEQAAACYMNKVIEKEIMRAPEQYLWLHRRFKTRPAGEVSLYA
- a CDS encoding DUF1176 domain-containing protein; protein product: MAFSLPYRVNILSILIAAIPTLTFATSFDDSTFFHKNWEVVCDNTLTCRAAGYSAEEKDTGENRETQDVSLLITRHAGKNTPITAEVRLAEVEKEIPKGTKLTLTVDDVDKGQLTSTGDSLWQLNEKQIPVVLQALKGSGKVAFLHDGVVSELSGTGAYAVLLKMDERQGRIGTTDAITKKGDKSSALSAVKAPVIYAAVTKQEPSRDLTSAEQAAIQKKLHKTLKGDDCDNFPPQDYQKAEPMMLTPLNDSMSLLSVLCWRAAYNEGYAYWVIDSAMQTQPQLVTTIGVGYENGEIIAVQKGRGLADCMSDSAWVWDGNAFQQSRASTTGSCRMIRLGGTWDLPYWTATVIKPGK
- a CDS encoding DUF6998 domain-containing protein; translation: MENNLLISDGFLTSLSDLELLSLHSEILTELRSRGVIRTKNNPVGDYAEWLVSKALGMTLLSNSSAGADAIDSDGMKVQIKARRVTPDNPSRQLSALRNYEAAYFDYLIAVIFNETYNVLDGYKIPHEVIRDYARHSDHVNAHIINLKGAILTDPRVISIKENLAVSNSVSINEESFEAPQFEAVKDVLNQQNKMSNSTMLAERLKAIGMECFVNYYHHFANSNLSSADIIEQMHSHEGYTEKSCRTRLSKARKVIRDGLSIEALTLIADSGRIQDSVKKSALKLISDLN
- a CDS encoding ogr/Delta-like zinc finger family protein, translated to MRARTSLALDANVRSIYRVCTGQECGFKCTSLQWYEVALNQAEENASIPATIKTRCIEMRQGRYDHL
- a CDS encoding ogr/Delta-like zinc finger family protein, whose product is MITCKYCGKVAGDRGVEKIGENSYRRYHQCKNLLCGHCFTTIEELRVSTSDNEQVAHRSATCDSIFPNSQPNNSDVPHRVNGD